Proteins encoded within one genomic window of Saccharomyces paradoxus chromosome V, complete sequence:
- the RSP5 gene encoding NEDD4 family E3 ubiquitin-protein ligase (E3 ubiquitin ligase of NEDD4 family~similar to YER125W), producing MPSSISVKLVAAESLYKRDVFRSPDPFAVLTIDGYQTKSTSAAKKTLNPYWNETFKFDEINENSILTIQVFDQKKFKKKDQGFLGVVNVRVGDVLGHLDEDTATSSGRPREETITRDLKKSNDGMAVSGRLIVVLSKLPSSSPHSQAPSGHAASSSTGTSSTTRTNGHSSSSTRNHSTSHPSRGTAQAVESTLQSGTTAATNTATTSHRSTNSTSSATRQYSSFEDQYGRLPPGWERRTDNFGRTYYVDHNTRTTTWKRPTLDQTEAERGNQLNANTELERRQHRGRTLPGGSSDNSSVTVQVGGGSNIPPVNGAAAAAFAATGGTTSGLGELPSGWEQRFTPEGRAYFVDHNTRTTTWVDPRRQQYIRTYGPTNTTIQQQPVSQLGPLPSGWEMRLTNTARVYFVDHNTKTTTWDDPRLPSSLDQNVPQYKRDFRRKVIYFRSQPALRILPGQCHIKVRRKNIFEDAYQEIMRQTPEDLKKRLMIKFDGEEGLDYGGVSREFFFLLSHEMFNPFYCLFEYSAYDNYTIQINPNSGINPEHLNYFKFIGRVVGLGVFHRRFLDAFFVGALYKMMLRKKVVLQDMEGVDAEVYNSLNWMLENSIDGVLDLTFSADDERFGEVVTVDLKPDGRNIEVTDGNKKEYVELYTQWRIVDRVQEQFKAFMDGFNELIPEDLVTVFDERELELLIGGIAEIDIEDWKKHTDYRGYQESDEVIQWFWKCVSEWDNEQRARLLQFTTGTSRIPVNGFKDLQGSDGPRRFTIEKAGEVQQLPKSHTCFNRVDLPQYVDYDSMKQKLTLAVEETIGFGQE from the coding sequence atgccTTCATCCATATCTGTCAAGCTAGTGGCTGCAGAGTCATTATATAAGAGGGATGTATTCCGTTCTCCGGATCCGTTTGCTGTGTTGACCATTGATGGTTACCAAACTAAGTCTACTTCCGCAGCGAAGAAAACGTTAAATCCCTATTGGAACGAGACTTTTAAATTCGACgaaattaatgaaaattcTATTTTGACCATCCAAGTCTTTGACCAGAAGAAATTTAAGAAGAAGGATCAAGGTTTTCTTGGTGTGGTTAACGTTCGTGTAGGCGACGTTTTAGGCCATTTAGACGAGGATACTGCTACATCGAGTGGTAGACCTCGTGAAGAAACCATTACTCGtgatttaaaaaaatctaaCGACGGAATGGCTGTCAGCGGTAGATTGATTGTTGTTTTATCAAAACTACCCTCGTCAAGTCCGCATTCACAAGCTCCTTCTGGCCATGCAGCATCTTCTAGTACGGGTACAAGTTCAACTACTCGAACCAATGGTCACTCTTCATCCTCCACCCGTAATCATTCAACGTCTCATCCTTCCAGAGGTACCGCTCAAGCAGTAGAATCAACTCTCCAAAGCGGTACTACTGCTGCTACTAATACTGCAACCACCAGTCATCGTTCCACCAATTCCACATCCAGTGCTACGAGACAATACTCTTCGTTTGAAGACCAGTATGGCCGTTTACCTCCTGGTTGGGAGAGAAGGACGGATAACTTTGGTCGTACATATTACGTCGATCATAACACAAGAACTACCACTTGGAAACGTCCAACACTCGATCAAACAGAAGCTGAACGTGGCAATCAATTAAATGCAAACACTGAATTAGAAAGAAGACAGCATAGAGGAAGAACTTTACCTGGTGGATCGTCAGATAATTCTTCTGTAACAGTTCAAGTTGGGGGTGGTTCAAACATACCACCTGTTAACGGTGCGGCAGCAGCAGCGTTTGCAGCTACAGGCGGCACCACATCTGGTTTAGGTGAACTACCTTCAGGTTGGGAGCAACGGTTTACTCCAGAAGGTAGAGCTTATTTCGTCGACCATAATACTAGAACAACTACCTGGGTAGATCCAAGGAGACAGCAATATATACGTACTTATGGCCCAACAAATACTACGATTCAGCAACAACCGGTATCCCAATTAGGTCCCTTACCTTCTGGATGGGAAATGAGATTGACCAATACGGCCCGtgtatattttgttgaCCATAATACCAAAACAACGACTTGGGATGACCCAAGATTACCATCATCATTGGACCAAAATGTTCCTCAATACAAACGTGATTTCAGACGTAAGGTTATTTATTTCAGGTCCCAGCCCGCTCTTAGAATATTACCGGGACAATGTCATATCAAAGTACGCAGAAAGAACATTTTTGAGGATGCTTATCAAGAAATTATGAGACAAACTCCAGAAGATCTAAAGAAGAGATTGATGATCAAGTTTGATGGTGAAGAAGGTTTAGATTACGGTGGTGTTTCcagagaatttttctttttattatcacATGAGATGTTTAATCCATTTTACTGTTTGTTCGAATATTCTGCGTATGATAACTATACCATTCAAATAAATCCTAACAGTGGCATTAACCCCGAGCATTTGaattatttcaaatttattggTAGAGTTGTGGGTCTTGGTGTTTTCCATAGAAGATTTTTGGATGCATTTTTTGTAGGTGCACTTTACAAAATGATGCTACGTAAAAAAGTCGTATTGCAAGATATGGAAGGTGTTGACGCTGAGGTGTATAATTCATTAAACTGGATGCTTGAGAATAGTATAGACGGTGTCTTGGATCTAACATTTAGTGCCGATGATGAAAGATTCGGTGAAGTTGTAACAGTGGATTTGAAGCCAGATGGGAGGAATATTGAAGTTACTGATGGtaacaagaaagaatacGTTGAATTATATACCCAATGGAGAATTGTTGATAGAGTTCAAGAACAATTTAAGGCATTCATGGATGGTTTTAACGAACTAATTCCTGAAGACTTAGTGACTGTGTTTGATGAGCGTGAACTGGAGCTATTGATTGGTGGTATTGCAGAAATTGATATTGAGGATTGGAAAAAACACACTGATTACCGTGGCTACCAAGAGTCGGATGAAGTTATTCAATGGTTTTGGAAGTGTGTCAGTGAATGGGATAACGAACAAAGAGCCCGTTTATTGCAGTTCACCACCGGTACTTCTCGTATACCCGTTAATGGGTTTAAAGATTTACAGGGTTCCGATGGTCCAAGAAGATTCactattgaaaaagctgGTGAAGTACAACAATTGCCAAAATCCCACACATGTTTTAACAGAGTTGATTTGCCACAATACGTTGATTATGACAGCATGAAACAGAAATTAACATTGGCCGTGGAAGAAACCATAGGTTTCGGTCAAGAATGA
- the DSE1 gene encoding Dse1p (Daughter cell-specific protein~similar to YER124C), with the protein MQDTKYYEPTNIFRQPAINIKKRSDRKRILQSMTTLSTYKKTWQNNTSKMNSPILRKASDNFNDFYTTKKLKSDYWKLYGIDETEFSIPSDISLVDDILLISTMNEKDNLKLFEISSEKKLKELQTITVPGKPITCICLLPMVDFPPQIFPNSQIKASHNQLILTGHQDGIVNLISTSTYKGCAKIIKRFNHNKFLKSTVSSSTPILEITPKTAPILKVSPWNKTGFVSLLNDSLFIYDLKSNLDSIKTPIFLQSYPGINSFAVNEFHDPFLLALVGSQFGPNGISLLDLRTNLYIPDILDNGISVANEKDHLQRKNTSLDCVWINNHHVAQSLNDKIQIWDIQSCDGKPVCELYAKKGYVESLKFNEKTGALYSSDDQGFVICWDLQNLQNMNYGELVHGFTSISLDGVNERLLTKQVFQCGNIIVSGVDNKKLCLKNNETKADGIGCGFLFLDMANDGSLVTLDNFCELGLHQICQVQFNANTGKIINTIDTSKNDISDSSMLSLSNESDHSTTETSDDMFSNSGNWDCSSANTVSEGRLHEDQEDVVLTKRMYSVNDVHLSGSTIDTAVL; encoded by the coding sequence ATGCAAGACACCAAATACTACGAACCAACAAATATCTTTCGTCAGCCTGCTATtaatataaagaaaagatcagACAGAAAGAGAATTTTACAGTCGATGACGACTTTATCCACGTACAAAAAAACGTGGCAAAATAACACTTCGAAAATGAATTCACCGATTTTGCGAAAGGCATCAGACAACTTCAATGACTTTTACACGACcaagaaattaaaatcaGATTATTGGAAATTGTACGGCATTGACGAAACAGAGTTTTCTATACCTTCAGATATTTCTCTTGTGGATGATATACTTCTAATATCTACAATGAACGAGAAAGATAACctgaaactttttgaaatttccaGTGAGAAGAAGTTAAAGGAACTACAGACGATTACTGTTCCCGGTAAACCAATTACTTGTATCTGCTTATTGCCCATGGTGGATTTTCCGCCACAAATTTTCCCAAACTCTCAAATAAAGGCTAGCCACAACCAATTAATATTGACAGGTCATCAAGACGGTATAGTCAATCTGATATCGACTTCAACATACAAGGGATGtgccaaaataataaaaaggtTTAACCACAACAAGTTTTTAAAATCCACAGTGTCATCGTCAACTCCGATTCTGGAAATAACGCCAAAGACAGCACCTATTTTGAAGGTTTCGCCATGGAATAAAACTGGTTTTGTTTCCCTTTTAAACGACTCCCTCTTCATATACGACTTGAAATCAAACCTCGATTCAATAAAAACacctatttttttgcaatCATATCCGGGTATAAATTCTTTTGCTGTTAATGAATTCCATGATCCCTTCCTACTGGCTTTGGTTGGCTCACAATTTGGACCAAATGGCATCTCGCTACTTGATCTGAGGACGAATCTCTATATTCCAGATATTTTGGATAACGGCATATCTGTagcaaatgaaaaagatcATCTGCAAAGGAAGAACACAAGTTTAGACTGTGTATGGATAAATAATCATCACGTTGCACAGAGTTTGAACgataaaattcaaatctgGGATATTCAATCTTGCGACGGTAAACCAGTTTGTGAATTATACGCTAAGAAAGGGTACGTTGAAAGTCTtaaatttaatgaaaaaacaGGCGCATTATATAGCAGTGATGACCAAGGCTTTGTCATTTGTTGGGATTTACAAAATCTACAAAACATGAATTACGGTGAATTGGTTCACGGGTTCACCtcaattagtttagatGGTGTAAATGAACGACTGTTGACCAAGCAAGTTTTCCAATGTGGAAATATTATTGTGAGTGGCgttgataataaaaaactttGTTTGAAGAATAATGAAACTAAAGCAGATGGAATAGGGTGTggatttttatttcttgatatgGCGAATGATGGAAGTTTAGTAACGCTTGACAATTTTTGTGAACTGGGATTACACCAAATCTGTCAAGTTCAATTCAACGCTAACACCGGTAAAATAATCAACACTATTGATACTAGCAAGAATGATATTTCTGACTCTTCTATGTTATCATTATCCAATGAGAGTGACCATAGCACAACAGAAACATCGGATGACATGTTCTCGAATTCTGGTAATTGGGATTGTTCTTCAGCAAATACTGTTAGTGAAGGTAGATTGCATGAGGATCAAGAGGATGTTGTCCTCACAAAAAGGATGTATTCTGTAAATGATGTGCATTTAAGTGGATCTACTATTGATACTGCCGTTCTCTAG
- the YCK3 gene encoding casein kinase YCK3 (Palmitoylated vacuolar membrane-localized casein kinase I isoform~similar to YER123W) — translation MSQRSSQHIVGIHYAVGPKIGEGSFGVIFEGENILHSGQAQTGSKRDSSIIMANEPVAIKFEPRHSDAPQLRDEFRAYRILNGCVGIPHAYYFGQEGMHNILIIDLLGPSLEDLFEWCGRKFSVKTTCMVAKQMIDRVRAIHDHDLIYRDIKPDNFLISQYQRISPEGKVIKSCASSSNNDPNLIYMVDFGMAKQYRDPRTKQHIPYRERKSLSGTARYMSINTHFGREQSRRDDLESLGHVFFYFLRGSLPWQGLKAPNNKLKYEKIGMTKQKLNPDDLLLNNAIPYQFATYLKYARSLKFDEDPDYDYLISLMDDALRLNDLKDDGHYDWMDLNGGKGWNIKINRRANLHGYGNPNPRVNGNATRNNANMNSKTRNTTPVPTPKQQAQNSYNNKDNSKSRISSNPQSFTKQQHILKKIEPNSKYIPETHSNLQRPIKSQSQTYDSISHTQNLPFVPYSSSKANPKRSNNEPNLTNYYTNLANKNNNYQSQRDYEQENDAYSDNENDTFCSKIYKCCCCCFCYC, via the coding sequence ATGTCCCAAAGATCTTCACAACACATCGTGGGTATTCATTATGCTGTAGGTCCTAAAATTGGCGAAGGGTCTTTTGGAGTAATATTTGAGGGGGAGAACATTCTTCATTCCGGTCAAGCGCAGACCGGTAGCAAGAGAGATTCCAGCATAATAATGGCGAACGAGCCAGTCGCAATCAAATTCGAACCACGACATTCGGACGCACCTCAGTTGCGAGATGAGTTCAGGGCCTATAGAATATTGAATGGCTGCGTTGGAATTCCACATgcttattattttggtcAAGAAGGTATGCACAACATTTTGATTATAGATTTATTGGGGCCATCACTAGAAGATCTCTTTGAGTGGTGTGGTAGAAAGTTTTCAGTGAAAACAACCTGTATGGTTGCCAAGCAAATGATTGATAGGGTTAGAGCAATTCATGATCACGACTTAATCTATCGTGATATTAAACccgataattttttgatttctcaatatcaaagaatatCTCCTGAAGGTAAAGTTATCAAATCATGTGCTTCCTCTTCTAATAACGATCCCAATTTGATTTACATGGTTGATTTTGGCATGGCAAAACAGTATAGGGATccaagaacaaaacaacATATACCATACCGCGAACGAAAATCATTGAGTGGTACCGCTAGATATATGTCTATTAACACTCATTTTGGGAGAGAGCAGTCACGTAGAGATGATTTAGAATCCTTAGGTcacgtttttttttattttctgaGAGGATCCTTGCCATGGCAAGGTTTGAAAGCACCAAACAACAAACTGAAGTATGAAAAGATCGGTATGACTAAACAGAAATTGAACCCTGATGAtcttttattgaataatGCTATTCCGTATCAGTTTGCCACATATTTAAAATATGCACGTTCTTTGAAATTCGACGAAGATCCGGATTATGACTATTTAATATCGTTAATGGATGATGCCTTGAGGTTGAACGACTTAAAGGACGATGGCCATTATGACTGGATGGATTTGAATGGTGGTAAAGGCTGGAACATCAAGATTAATAGAAGAGCTAACTTGCATGGGTACGGCAATCCAAATCCAAGAGTTAATGGCAATGCTACGAGAAACAACGCTAATATGAATTCAAAGACTCGAAATACAACACCTGTACCAACACCTAAGCAACAAGCACAAAACAGTTATAACAATAAGGACAATTCGAAATCTAGAATTTCTTCGAATCCACAGAGCTTTACTAAACAACAACacatcttgaaaaaaatcgagCCCAATAGTAAATATATTCCTGAAACACATTCAAATCTTCAACGGCCAATTAAAAGTCAAAGCCAAACGTACGACTCTATCAGTCATACCCAAAATTTACCGTTTGTACCATATTCAAGTTCTAAAGCTAACCCCAAAAGAAGTAATAATGAGCCTAACCTAACAAATTACTACACTAACCTTGCaaataagaataataatTACCAAAGTCAACGAGATTACGAACAAGAGAATGATGCTTATTCGGATAACGAAAATGATACATTTTGTTctaaaatttataaatgttgttgctgctgtttTTGTTACTGTTGA